Proteins encoded within one genomic window of Fibrobacter sp. UWB16:
- the mfd gene encoding transcription-repair coupling factor, giving the protein MLTISEFLQENSFPAISLFENADNEAIHVNGASVPLASMMVANRFLKSPQNILVIAKDYRSAEVWVENLESMVGEEFVRFFPSLGLKPYEIKVPFEGVLEERLKFFRDVSHTEKPFVVVCPLDAFLMKLPEPGEIMRQVRSLRVGDQLEPSSLRPWFLDHGFVEQPMVSGVGEFSIRGCIVDVNCLLYPHPIRIEFYGDEIESIRAFDIFSQRSLEQMTHIEFFPMGEFTVPESVMAGEECSKESLWWHRPNHQRLVASLLDYMPRASLVFEELSLLSETASKMYGAFRGAYDEARVTDAGISPPNELWFKIGELSRLFVGRASLDMTRVKVDDGNWHEMHMRPQDFTSNGTDAVAKEIEEFYDKGGRVYVMAQTLGGVNRLREIFDGLPVEDYFIGNLSEGFWLEDDNVAFLTESRILNRHANKARKHKIAGSVTNALMVESLNRGDLVAHEDHGIGRYLGLVRVEVNGGMVDCALLEYDGGDRLKFPVSDLQKIERLDRSDDVETKLDRLGSKTWENIKKRVKEKVIKIARDLVELYAKRELVEGFGFPPDGNMQKEFEESFEYDPTPDQLRATADIKRDMESRRPMDRLICGDVGFGKTEVAMRAAFKCVASNKQVAILVPTTILAAQHYENFCERFAAYPVNIALMNRYKSAKEKKEIFKQIADGSVNIVIGTHALLSNKSEFKDLGLLIIDEEQKFGVKQKEKLRQLRLAVDTLSMSATPIPRSLHLSMTGVRDISLINTPPINRLPVETKLMQRDDEVLKNAILDELARGGQVFVVNDRVQTITKLAEDIEAMASEAKVAVAHGQMEDHELECVMDAFLSRKFDILVSTSIIESGLDVPNANTIIIMNAHHFGISQLYQMRGRVGRSSVLAKAFLVIPQRGEISQESMRRLKALEQFTDLGSGYQLAMRDLEIRGAGNLLGQEQHGFIAEVGFETYVRLVREAVEMLRGGAFEKPIQPRVEIGVDAYLPEDYVEDGLTRISLYQRIARITSQADVQNIESELQDRFGPVPTPAKMLLLVTELGLLAGRLRIQGLALRKGVIVATFAETPSPDPRVLGEISSLCTCCMRYLGMSPLQAVFEVGRGTPVEMAKKTLDVFRAFANIQVQAATVRSADPLLTALGVGEPN; this is encoded by the coding sequence ATGCTCACAATTTCGGAATTCCTTCAAGAAAATTCGTTCCCTGCGATTTCGCTTTTTGAAAATGCTGATAACGAGGCCATTCACGTCAATGGGGCGTCGGTTCCGCTTGCCTCGATGATGGTTGCGAACCGTTTCTTGAAAAGTCCGCAGAACATTCTGGTGATTGCGAAAGATTACCGCAGTGCCGAAGTCTGGGTAGAGAATCTCGAAAGTATGGTGGGCGAGGAGTTTGTTCGCTTTTTCCCGTCGCTCGGCTTGAAACCCTACGAAATCAAGGTGCCGTTCGAGGGTGTGCTTGAAGAACGTCTGAAGTTCTTCCGCGATGTTTCGCATACTGAAAAGCCGTTTGTTGTCGTTTGTCCGCTTGATGCGTTCTTGATGAAACTCCCGGAGCCGGGCGAAATTATGCGTCAGGTGCGTTCGCTCCGCGTGGGCGACCAACTGGAGCCTTCGTCTTTGCGCCCGTGGTTCTTGGACCATGGCTTTGTAGAACAGCCGATGGTGAGCGGCGTGGGCGAGTTTTCGATTCGCGGTTGCATTGTCGATGTGAACTGCTTGCTTTATCCGCACCCGATTCGTATTGAATTTTATGGCGACGAGATTGAATCTATCCGAGCGTTCGATATTTTCTCGCAGCGTTCGCTGGAGCAGATGACGCATATCGAGTTCTTCCCGATGGGGGAATTTACGGTGCCGGAATCGGTGATGGCGGGCGAGGAATGTTCCAAAGAATCGCTGTGGTGGCATCGTCCGAATCACCAGCGCTTGGTGGCAAGCCTCCTGGATTACATGCCACGTGCGTCGCTTGTATTCGAGGAACTTTCGTTGCTTTCGGAAACGGCTTCAAAGATGTATGGTGCATTCCGCGGTGCTTATGACGAAGCCCGAGTGACAGATGCAGGGATATCTCCGCCGAACGAACTTTGGTTCAAGATTGGTGAGCTTTCACGTTTGTTTGTAGGTCGTGCATCGCTTGACATGACTCGTGTCAAGGTGGATGACGGCAACTGGCACGAAATGCACATGCGTCCGCAAGATTTTACCTCGAATGGTACGGATGCGGTTGCAAAAGAAATTGAGGAATTTTACGACAAGGGCGGTCGCGTTTATGTGATGGCGCAGACGCTTGGCGGCGTGAACCGCTTGCGTGAAATTTTTGATGGCTTGCCGGTCGAAGATTATTTTATCGGAAACTTGAGCGAAGGCTTTTGGCTCGAAGACGATAATGTGGCGTTTCTCACGGAATCGAGAATTCTAAACCGCCATGCGAACAAGGCTCGTAAGCACAAGATTGCGGGCTCGGTGACGAATGCGTTGATGGTGGAATCGCTGAATCGCGGTGACCTGGTGGCGCACGAAGACCACGGTATTGGTCGCTACTTGGGGCTTGTCCGCGTGGAAGTCAACGGTGGTATGGTCGATTGCGCATTGCTGGAATACGATGGCGGCGACCGCTTGAAGTTCCCCGTGTCGGACTTGCAAAAGATTGAACGCCTCGACCGCTCGGACGATGTGGAAACGAAACTCGACCGCCTCGGCAGCAAGACTTGGGAAAACATCAAGAAGCGCGTCAAGGAAAAGGTCATCAAGATTGCGCGAGACCTTGTGGAACTTTATGCGAAACGCGAACTCGTCGAAGGTTTCGGTTTCCCGCCCGATGGCAACATGCAGAAGGAATTCGAGGAATCGTTCGAATACGATCCGACGCCAGACCAGCTCCGCGCTACGGCCGACATCAAGCGCGATATGGAAAGCCGTCGCCCGATGGACCGCCTCATTTGCGGTGACGTGGGCTTTGGAAAAACCGAAGTTGCCATGCGTGCGGCGTTCAAGTGTGTGGCCTCCAACAAGCAGGTCGCTATTCTCGTGCCGACAACGATTCTTGCGGCGCAGCATTACGAAAACTTCTGCGAACGCTTTGCCGCTTATCCGGTCAACATCGCCTTGATGAACCGCTACAAGAGCGCCAAAGAAAAGAAGGAAATCTTCAAGCAAATTGCAGACGGTTCCGTGAACATCGTCATCGGAACGCATGCGCTGTTATCGAACAAGAGCGAATTCAAGGATCTCGGACTTTTGATTATTGACGAAGAACAAAAGTTCGGCGTGAAGCAAAAGGAAAAATTGCGCCAGCTCCGCCTTGCTGTAGATACGCTCAGCATGAGTGCCACGCCGATTCCGCGATCGCTGCACTTGAGCATGACGGGCGTTCGCGATATTTCGCTCATCAATACGCCGCCCATCAATCGCTTGCCGGTCGAAACCAAGCTGATGCAGCGCGATGACGAAGTCTTGAAGAACGCCATTCTCGATGAACTCGCTCGTGGCGGCCAGGTGTTTGTGGTGAATGACCGCGTGCAAACGATTACGAAGCTCGCCGAAGATATCGAAGCGATGGCTTCCGAAGCGAAAGTCGCTGTGGCCCATGGTCAGATGGAAGATCACGAGCTTGAATGTGTGATGGACGCTTTCCTTTCGCGCAAGTTCGATATTCTCGTGAGCACAAGCATCATCGAATCGGGCTTGGACGTGCCGAACGCGAACACGATTATCATCATGAACGCGCACCATTTTGGCATTAGCCAGCTTTACCAGATGCGTGGCCGCGTGGGCCGTAGCAGCGTCTTGGCAAAGGCGTTCCTTGTCATTCCGCAGCGCGGTGAAATCTCGCAGGAATCCATGCGCCGCCTCAAGGCTTTGGAGCAGTTTACTGACCTCGGTAGCGGTTACCAGCTTGCGATGCGCGACCTTGAAATTCGCGGTGCGGGCAACTTGCTCGGTCAAGAACAACATGGTTTTATTGCCGAAGTCGGCTTTGAAACGTATGTGCGCTTGGTGCGTGAAGCGGTCGAAATGCTGCGCGGTGGCGCTTTTGAAAAGCCAATTCAGCCGCGTGTGGAAATCGGCGTGGATGCGTACCTCCCCGAAGATTACGTGGAAGACGGGCTTACGAGAATCTCGTTGTACCAGCGCATTGCTCGCATTACATCGCAGGCGGATGTACAGAACATCGAAAGCGAATTGCAGGACCGCTTTGGCCCAGTGCCGACACCGGCAAAGATGCTTTTGCTCGTGACCGAACTTGGACTTTTGGCGGGCCGCTTGCGCATCCAGGGGCTTGCGCTCCGCAAGGGTGTCATTGTTGCGACATTTGCAGAAACGCCGTCGCCGGACCCGCGCGTGCTTGGCGAAATCAGCAGCCTTTGCACATGCTGTATGCGTTATTTGGGAATGTCGCCGTTACAGGCTGTTTTCGAGGTCGGGCGCGGGACTCCCGTGGAAATGGCAAAAAAAACGCTCGACGTGTTCCGAGCGTTCGCAAATATTCAAGTTCAGGCGGCAACCGTCAGGTCGGCGGATCCGTTACTCACGGCACTTGGCGTAGGCGAACCGAACTGA
- a CDS encoding TatD family hydrolase, with protein sequence MFDFHIHLARLPQKKQLTQLLLDRNYDFIAVSCEPWEWEEVAQLKKEFSTEFKPFKVTYGLHPMIATQVTEKMLADLRKHLEEDPLAMVGEAGIDKRYPGYNDGTQDQIFLVQAGLALELKRDLQIHCVGDYMHMLKLLEEAGFKVSQGQDAPSREAPRPIFHRFGGDANFVKKALPYGALFSLHEDSFRKKSTAAAIKLIPESNVFFETDADESFLEPAELLEELEGRLESVRFAYAKCRE encoded by the coding sequence ATGTTCGATTTTCACATTCATTTGGCTCGATTACCCCAAAAAAAGCAACTTACGCAGTTGCTATTAGACCGCAATTACGACTTTATTGCGGTTTCTTGTGAACCCTGGGAATGGGAAGAAGTAGCCCAGCTGAAAAAGGAATTTTCGACAGAATTCAAGCCTTTTAAGGTGACATACGGGTTACACCCCATGATTGCAACGCAAGTAACGGAAAAAATGCTTGCGGATTTACGAAAACACCTCGAAGAGGATCCGCTCGCCATGGTTGGCGAAGCGGGCATCGACAAGCGCTATCCGGGCTATAACGACGGCACCCAAGACCAGATTTTTTTGGTGCAGGCCGGACTTGCTTTAGAACTCAAGCGGGATTTGCAAATACACTGCGTTGGGGACTATATGCACATGTTGAAACTTCTGGAAGAAGCTGGTTTTAAGGTTTCGCAAGGACAAGATGCGCCGTCACGAGAAGCACCACGCCCGATTTTCCACCGTTTTGGCGGGGATGCAAATTTTGTGAAAAAAGCCCTCCCCTATGGAGCGCTCTTTTCACTGCACGAAGATAGTTTCCGCAAAAAATCAACCGCAGCCGCTATCAAGCTCATTCCCGAAAGCAACGTGTTCTTCGAGACTGACGCCGATGAATCGTTCCTAGAACCTGCGGAACTTCTTGAAGAACTTGAAGGTCGCCTGGAATCAGTTCGGTTCGCCTACGCCAAGTGCCGTGAGTAA
- the gatB gene encoding Asp-tRNA(Asn)/Glu-tRNA(Gln) amidotransferase subunit GatB, with translation MSNYCPVIGLEIHCQLATKTKMFCGCEIEVNTSPNKHVCPVCLGMPGAMPVPNKKAVEYAIRLGLALNCEIDLNAMWTRKNYFYPDLPKGYQITQTGGLPVYDHPICKNGWLEIVKADGTKKRVGITRIHMEEDAGKLIHDMSPSQSHFDANRCGTPLCEIVTEPDIRSPEEAVLVLKKIKQTLEYTRVSNANMENGNMRCDGNISLRASEDAPFGIRAEIKNLNSFTNLEKALYCEMNLQASTLDAGKEVEQCTKRYDPNADKTIVIRSKEDAHDYKYFPEPDMVRLVTDPAFVEEIRRTLPELPDARRERFMNAFGVSEYDAQVLTEDRDVSEWYDAAAKNCKNGKVLANWVITELLAKLKDVEGGLSALKIKPEQLCTLVNLIADNTINGKIAKTVFAEMFETGKDPEAIVKEKGLVQVTDTAAIEAVVREVCAANAAQFAEFKAGKVALKGFLVGMTMRKSGGKANPGLVNQILDKLAKEG, from the coding sequence ATGTCTAATTACTGTCCTGTTATTGGTCTCGAAATCCATTGCCAGCTCGCCACTAAGACAAAGATGTTCTGTGGCTGCGAAATTGAAGTGAACACAAGCCCGAACAAGCACGTTTGCCCTGTTTGCCTCGGTATGCCGGGTGCAATGCCGGTGCCGAACAAGAAGGCTGTGGAATACGCCATTCGCCTGGGCCTCGCTCTCAACTGCGAAATCGATTTGAACGCCATGTGGACTCGTAAGAACTACTTCTACCCGGATCTTCCGAAGGGTTACCAGATCACGCAGACGGGTGGACTTCCGGTGTATGACCATCCGATTTGCAAGAACGGCTGGCTCGAAATCGTGAAAGCCGACGGCACCAAAAAACGCGTGGGCATTACCCGTATCCACATGGAAGAAGACGCCGGTAAGCTCATCCACGACATGAGCCCGTCCCAGAGCCATTTCGACGCTAACCGCTGCGGTACACCGCTTTGCGAAATCGTGACCGAACCGGACATCCGTAGCCCGGAAGAAGCCGTGCTCGTCTTGAAGAAGATCAAGCAGACGCTCGAATACACGCGTGTTTCTAACGCCAACATGGAAAACGGCAACATGCGTTGCGACGGTAACATTTCCCTCCGCGCAAGCGAAGACGCTCCGTTCGGTATCCGCGCCGAAATCAAGAACTTGAACAGCTTCACGAACCTCGAAAAGGCTCTCTACTGCGAAATGAACCTCCAGGCATCGACGCTCGATGCAGGCAAGGAAGTTGAACAGTGCACCAAGCGTTATGATCCCAACGCCGACAAGACGATTGTGATCCGCTCTAAGGAAGATGCTCACGACTACAAGTACTTCCCGGAACCGGATATGGTCCGCCTCGTGACCGACCCGGCTTTCGTTGAAGAAATCCGCCGCACCCTTCCGGAACTGCCGGATGCACGCCGCGAACGCTTCATGAATGCTTTCGGCGTTTCTGAATACGACGCCCAGGTGCTGACCGAAGACCGCGATGTGAGCGAATGGTACGATGCCGCCGCCAAAAACTGCAAGAACGGCAAGGTGCTCGCCAACTGGGTCATCACGGAACTCCTCGCCAAGCTCAAGGACGTGGAAGGCGGTCTCTCCGCTCTTAAGATTAAGCCGGAACAGCTTTGCACACTCGTGAACCTCATTGCAGACAACACCATCAATGGTAAGATTGCAAAGACCGTGTTTGCCGAAATGTTCGAAACGGGCAAGGATCCTGAAGCAATCGTTAAGGAAAAAGGCCTCGTGCAGGTGACTGACACCGCTGCCATCGAAGCTGTGGTCCGTGAAGTCTGCGCCGCCAACGCCGCTCAGTTCGCTGAATTCAAGGCAGGCAAGGTTGCACTCAAGGGCTTCCTCGTGGGTATGACGATGCGCAAGTCCGGTGGCAAGGCTAACCCGGGGCTCGTGAACCAGATCCTCGACAAGCTCGCTAAGGAAGGCTAG
- a CDS encoding IMP cyclohydrolase, with product MNYTEEAKQNFNDLSKNPYPGRGIVLGTSADGKSYVQVYWIMGRSVNSRNRVFEIEADTGFMKTKAFDESKLTDPHLIIYYPARHTKDVQIITNGDQTDTIYNAIKLGGTFESALRTRQYEDDAPNFTPRISGIHYKNAEPAIYKLSILKSRNNSEDAGCERMTFEFEKALPGLGHFISTYETDGKPIPSFNGFPKLMPIFNTAEETLKAYWDALNADNKVSLMVKWIDRETFEAKTLIVNKNV from the coding sequence ATGAACTACACAGAAGAAGCAAAACAGAATTTCAACGACCTCTCCAAGAACCCGTATCCGGGCCGTGGCATCGTGCTTGGCACAAGCGCCGATGGCAAGTCCTACGTGCAGGTTTACTGGATTATGGGCCGCAGCGTGAACAGCCGCAACCGCGTGTTTGAAATCGAAGCCGACACCGGTTTCATGAAGACCAAGGCTTTCGATGAATCCAAGCTCACGGACCCGCACCTCATCATTTACTATCCGGCTCGCCACACGAAAGACGTGCAGATTATCACGAACGGCGACCAGACGGATACGATTTACAATGCCATCAAGCTTGGTGGCACGTTCGAAAGCGCTCTCCGCACTCGCCAGTACGAAGACGATGCTCCGAACTTCACGCCGCGTATTTCCGGCATCCACTACAAGAATGCTGAACCGGCCATTTACAAGCTCTCCATCCTCAAGAGCCGTAACAACAGCGAAGACGCTGGCTGCGAACGCATGACGTTTGAATTCGAAAAGGCTCTCCCGGGTCTTGGTCACTTCATCAGCACGTACGAAACGGATGGCAAGCCGATTCCGTCTTTCAACGGTTTTCCGAAGCTCATGCCGATTTTCAATACTGCTGAAGAAACGCTCAAGGCTTACTGGGACGCTCTCAATGCAGACAACAAGGTCTCTTTGATGGTCAAGTGGATTGATCGCGAAACCTTCGAAGCTAAGACGCTGATTGTGAACAAGAACGTTTAG
- a CDS encoding GntR family transcriptional regulator has protein sequence MRDEIKQAILQQELKDGEMLPSVRKLMKTFGVSSGTIQGVLKQLSEEGLIYSIRGKGFFWGKAPDANDLAQMLSKTVHRETVLERLEREFSTDWEKGFLDPNRNLPLAKELSDRYNVSQTILRKFLIHKVNQGILVRRGRLYAFASPLKTKTVKNFSEILFVTRCNSWGGFTAESERELDFLRLVYQTAGEQHFKLILLGINEESGKLIDRSGKVCHLTDYPNAIGAVLSTLLVQNPHALLQLFYGVKYPVSVWWEHPLQNIPPRFLSKNNWAFFNSTFGEIPGQQLGKYLLQKGFKKVCYFSPYHNSSWSKDRLTGLMNSGLEVIAFTDDEFASPWDYKEIARQRVSRFSVESYARNLVKKKLLQFAKNVPEDCNCWVCVNDEVAGLFYEISDDGDCTLPGDKTDPNVLGFDNSAESYLLRIASYDFNTSALIKQIFYYIENPDGFGNKKRLHQILGQVIEK, from the coding sequence ATGCGTGATGAGATCAAACAAGCGATTTTGCAGCAAGAGCTGAAAGACGGGGAAATGCTCCCGTCTGTACGCAAGCTGATGAAAACGTTTGGAGTCTCGTCGGGAACCATTCAGGGCGTACTCAAGCAACTCTCTGAAGAAGGGCTCATTTACAGCATCCGCGGCAAGGGATTCTTCTGGGGCAAGGCTCCGGACGCCAATGATCTTGCGCAAATGCTTTCGAAGACGGTTCATCGCGAAACCGTGCTCGAACGCCTTGAACGAGAATTTTCAACGGACTGGGAAAAGGGATTCCTCGACCCGAATAGGAATTTGCCGCTTGCGAAGGAACTTTCCGACCGCTATAACGTGTCGCAGACGATTCTCCGCAAGTTCCTGATCCACAAAGTGAATCAGGGAATTCTCGTGCGTCGTGGGCGCTTGTACGCATTCGCCTCCCCGCTCAAGACAAAGACGGTCAAGAATTTCAGCGAGATTTTGTTCGTCACGCGATGCAATTCGTGGGGCGGCTTTACCGCAGAAAGCGAACGTGAACTCGACTTTTTGCGTCTCGTTTACCAGACTGCCGGTGAACAGCATTTCAAGCTCATTCTGCTCGGAATCAACGAAGAAAGCGGCAAACTCATCGACCGCAGCGGAAAAGTCTGTCACCTGACAGATTACCCGAACGCCATTGGCGCGGTGCTATCGACGCTCTTGGTGCAGAATCCACATGCGCTTTTGCAGCTATTTTACGGCGTAAAATACCCCGTTTCCGTGTGGTGGGAACACCCGCTGCAGAACATCCCGCCGAGATTCTTGAGCAAGAACAACTGGGCGTTTTTCAACTCGACATTCGGAGAAATTCCAGGCCAGCAGCTCGGCAAATACCTGTTGCAAAAAGGCTTCAAGAAGGTCTGTTATTTCTCGCCGTACCATAACAGTTCCTGGTCCAAGGACCGCTTGACAGGCCTCATGAATTCGGGGCTAGAAGTCATTGCATTTACCGATGACGAATTTGCAAGCCCGTGGGACTACAAGGAAATCGCAAGACAGAGAGTTTCGAGATTTTCCGTCGAATCATACGCCCGTAATCTCGTGAAGAAAAAACTTTTGCAATTCGCCAAGAATGTGCCCGAAGATTGCAACTGCTGGGTCTGCGTGAACGATGAAGTCGCAGGACTCTTTTACGAAATAAGCGATGACGGCGATTGCACATTGCCGGGCGACAAAACCGACCCGAACGTGCTCGGATTCGACAACTCTGCCGAAAGCTATTTGCTCCGAATCGCCTCGTACGATTTTAACACGAGCGCACTCATCAAGCAGATTTTCTACTACATCGAAAATCCCGATGGATTCGGGAATAAAAAACGCCTGCACCAGATTCTGGGGCAGGTCATTGAGAAGTAA